The nucleotide sequence CATCCCTCAGCCAGGCCACCTCCTTTTGAAGTCGCTTATCCTCTTCTTGATAAAGGGCAAGCCTCCCCTGAAGTTCGTCTATAGTTTTTTGGGAAGAACCCAAAGAACTCAAAGGAGTTTTGTCCAAAATATCAAGAAGAGCAGTGCAGACACCAGCAGTTTGCACCCTTCCCCGAACCAAAATTTGAAGATGATTTTGAAGGAAAACGTCATCCATAGAAATCTGGCTATGAGGAAAGATGTGCTTCTGAACTAACTTTAGACCGTCGAAGCCGGACTCTCCAGCAATAGAGCCAGACTCCGAGGTCTTACGCTTCTTCTTCTCGGGTTCAGAAAGAGGTCGGACTGGGGAGATAGGGGGATGAGGGAGAGGAGTAGAAGCAGAGGTTACCATAATTGCACGAGAGGAGGTCCCCAAGTTtttaggaggaggaggaggaggagtgcCAGCAGCCCCAGCCTTCGCCGCATCCGCCCGGGCCCGAGCCTTCATTTTGGCCTCCTGGACCTTCTAATAGGTAGCGCTAGATCCACTCTTCACCATTTCTGTAAAAGAGGAAATAAGATCATCAGTTTACAAGTCGGGAGCTCTCCAACAAACAAAAGAAATGAAAACAACCTAATTGGGTCTGCACAAAACTTGGAGAACCCAAAAGAAATTTCTTAGTATCTAAATTAGGGGCTCTCCCCCAAGCCTCTCGGAAAAATCCCACGATGGCCTCCTCCAACTCATCCAAGTCATCCAGGCCATACTTCTCAACAGGGGAGGCCTCCAACCAATAAAGAGAAAATCAGGGTTCATGGTTATCATTTAAGAAAAAAGGGTGATGGCCCTCTGCGGCTTGGACTTTGAAGAAAAAGTTTTTGAAGTCATGAAAAGATTTGTCAAAAATTGAAAAGACCTTCCGTCCCTGAATAGCTCGGAAGGATACCCACTGCTGTTTATTATTCTGGGCACTAAATGGTTTGGTCAGatggaaaagatagaaaaagatctTTAAAGAAGTCGGGAAGTCAAGCTCTCGGCTGACGAGTTCGTAAATTCTCATAAAACTCCAAGAGTTGGGATGGAGTTGAGTAGGGTCAACTCGGCAATGAGATAGTACCTCTATTTCAAAATCGGAAAAGGGGAAGGAAATCCCCAGGCAGGTAAAAAGACaatcatacataaagaaaaaatgagggtCAGAGTCAGCATCCCTCTCACaacaaacccggtcttcaggaCTCGGGGCCAACAGTTCGTATTTAGGCTCATCAGCCTCTAAGCTACAGATCCTATGGTGAATGCGAAATTCGGTCAGGTAGTCGGTGTTTACTAAAGGTTCCTCCTCAAGTACAGTATCATCTACCCATCTCGAAAGAGACTCAGGGATATGGAAAGACATTTTTTCAACAAAAAGAAGTGGGTGTAAAAGCGATAAGACctacaaaagaaaacaaaaaagaaatcaTCAAAAAGCAGGGCTCCCAAAGACAAAACAGTCTTTCTCCAAAAAAGCGAAGAATCACCAAACCGACAAACAAACTTGAGACAGTACTAAAACCTCAAACAAAAAATCGTAAAAGCATGAAAAACTCCTCCAACATGCAAAGTAAAAGCGCAACCGATAGAAGAAGATATAGAAAGGACTAACCTTTATCTGTAGATTCAAAGAGGAGTAGGCACAACAACAACGAAACGCCTCAAGAAGGAAGACCAAAGAaagttttttgaaataagaaagaATAAGAGTATAGGCAAGAAGCTTCAGAGATGAAAGAAAACACAGAAAAGAGAGGGAAAAGTATTTATAACACGCCAGAGGCACAATGGTAAATTGACGTGGTCATTAAAAGAAACGGgccgttaccaatgtaactgccCCCACGTGTGAATACGAAACCCCAAACGatgcgacgtttgattagacacAGCAGTTGAAGAAACCTAAAATCACGTCGGTTCTAAACCAAAATCACGTCAGTTCTAAACCGAAATCACGTCAGTTCCCAACTTGAACAAATTCGAGTTCAATTaatactcgaatccaactcaTACGTAAAGAGATCGGACTCGAGTAGGgtcactgttcataccctggcccaacaccATGGTCCAAGCCCAAGTAAGCCAAAAAAGCCCAATCCAAAGGTTGACCTTCACCACCCACCCAACCTCTTCTAAAAAGGTCGGGCATAGATTCCTCCCCAAAGAGGTCGGGATCGAGATGAGTtagcagataacacttattcaaataagtaactgtccccaaaaatctctcaacccacttctagGAGCACTatctcaacaaccctaagataaagggacggttatccaccccCAAAAGTAGAACTACCCCAACGGTAGTTATTGgatcactactataaatacactgacacctctcaggtatctctaagttccaatactttcTAAACCTACTTACTCcttttgctaacttaggcattggaatatttttacaggtaccaccccccattctctgAAACGCATAACTCGGACGGCGACTCTCGAGCACGAACAAGTCAAAATTTACCTTCTTTTAATGTTTGAACCAACCTTTCGAATCCAATCCACTTATTTCAGGTTAGTTACGTAATAAGAGTTATGTCATGTATCTAATATCAATAACATCggatttttaaccaaattaattgcaattaataatgtttaaaTACATATCAACTTATTACTAGTAGGACATAACATGTGATACAATGGAACAAAAAATCTCCGTCTCTTTCTTAGTAATTTTATTTACGTGTTATGATATACGTAGCAAAAATAAAGCACGTAACTCACATTTTAGGTCTTTAAAAGATTCCAAACTTCAGATTttttcaatatttaaaaaaaatgttcgaGATAAAACTACAAGAATGAATATGATTAAAAGTTAAATTAGTTAGTATATCACAATTAAAttcttttttagtaattaaatctATGAGTTAttattagtcaccaaaaaaaaaatctatgagNNNNNNNNNNNNNNNNNNNNNNNNNNNNNNNNNAATATAAATAActatcaatcaaataaaaacacattATACCTCTAAATTACTtacttaaatcttaatattagaataaccatatGCGCGCACACTTACTGAAATAAACATCCCAAAATTTCTATTtactcaataaaataaaataaagcaccACCGTGGAACTAAGTTTGTACACCAAGACAGATACTGAATGTTCATTCATGAACCATGAAGATGCCAAATATCTGCTACGAACCACACTTTCGTGTTCGCGCCACGTTCCCTCCACGTGGCAGCCCTCGTGCCAATTGtatgaaaaaaacaaaaaggttaaaatatTAACTCCCACTTCTGATTCTTGGAGATTCACCCATGGCTTCTCCCACGAgcaccttcttctccttcttcttcttggcCTTGTTCTTATTCTCTCCTTCTTTATCAGATGATGATAAGGTATCTTTGGAACTGTACTACGAGAGCTTGTGCCCTTACAGCGCCAATTTCATCGTTAACTACCTCCCTCAGATCTTCCAAGACGATGAACTTGCCTCCATCGTTGACCTAAAGCTCGTTCCTTGGGGTAATGCCAAACTCAGTGCTAACGGTACCTTTACATGCCAGGTATATACTTCAACTCACTCTTGCCTCTCAACATTTTCAATTTaggtttttatttttcaattcatgTGCTTTTTCTTTTGCAGCATGGAAAATATGAGTGCTTGCTTAACACCGTGGAAGCATGTGCCATTGATGCCTGGCCTCAGTTGGTAAGAACTTAAGAGATTAGGAATTCACCACTTGCCACTTAATACTcattattaattaactaattaattaattggaTGTTAATGTGTAGTTACAAATTCCCTTGGTTATTGTCTGCATAATGAGTTCACAGTTCAATTTGAGAAATGCTACTTGTATAGCTCAAGGGCACAATTAATGCAATTACATGCATAGATGTAAATGTTCTTAGAGATTGGTAATGATTACTCTGTCAATTACAtggattttttatttgtttcaattttattccaTGTGATTGTGGTTCCTTCTTGATTTGATCTTACTGTTGGTTCTATATTTTCAGTATGACAGTAAATTGGCATGTATATTATACATTAGTCCAAGTATTTTTACATTCCTTACCTTGTTGCAGAGCAAGCATTTTCCTTACATCTATTGTGTTGAGGAACTAGTTTACCAAGGTGAGTACAGGGAGTGGAAATCTTGTTTTGAGAAGCTTGATCTGGATTCAAAACCTATTGATCAGTGTTATCATGGTGATCGTGGGAAAGAGGTTAGTGCTAATTTTCTCTGGTTTCTTTCTTATAATCTTGAAAGACGATTCTGTTACAGAAAGTGACCTGTGTTAATGTTACCTACTAATCAAAAGACTTTTTTTGGTTACCACATTTTATGTCATaaagaaagaaatttttttaaaaaaaaaaccttttctcCTCTCTAAATTAGTTTTTGAGTAAACTACAAAATTGTCTCCAAATTATTCGATCATTGACGAAAATACTCTCTTAAATGACAAAATACcctcaaattatttaaaatacaacaaaaataacaaaacatACCACTTAATAAGTCGCAAACTCCTTATGTACTTGGTAAACTGTTTGTGCATTTGATCTGAAATTTTGTGGGAATATTTGAAAAATCGGACCAAACTATTGCAGAAAAAATCCACTTGATgtaaaatcacaaaattttaaggataaaaatgtctcatttttctaatcatgttTCAAAAATTGCATCAAAGTTTGATCTTTAAAGCCTTTTTGAGAATATAAATTTAATGGGAATGGATattgttatttaaattttaataatgctacttttttttcttctataAATTTATGCAAATATACAATGCATGGCATTATCAAAAATGGAAGTGACATTAGCATTTTCCATATTTAATGGTTGGATACTTTTGTCgcgtttaaaaaaattttgaagatATTTTTGTAGTTGATAAATTTGGAGGTACTTTTGTCCGCAATTTTATAATTTGAGAATATTTTTGGTAGTTTActctaattttttaaatgaaattttgaagTTCTACTGACGATGCTACATGAAGTAAGCTTATGAGAAGAGAATTAGAAAGATTAACTGAAAGAAAGGTTGCTCTTGCTTTTGATTCTTTATAAAACTCTGGAGCATTGTAATACTTGCAATCTTCTCATTACCTTATCTTCATAGATGATTTACTGCTTCTTTGCTGCAACGAATGTTAATATTATCTTCTTACATTAATAAAGAGATGATCAATGCGCCTTAACTTGATTCTATTATATAAATTGTTTGGCTTTGGTTTCTCTCACAATTTTAGCATTTACCTATCCGAATGCAGCTTGAGCTACAGTATGCAGCTGAAACCAATAAGCTGCAGCCACCTCATCAGTATGTCCCATGGGTAGTTGTGGATGGCGAACCACTCTATGAGGTTAGTTTATAATTTTACAAATCCCTTCTACACTATTCGAAAAAAGAGTTGACAAATTAGTCCTTCTATTCAAACTTTGTACATGTATAATGTGTCTAGAAAGGAGGGTGCGGTGAGGGACAAATCCGTCCAGTTAGTGATAAATTCCTTATTGTCCCTTATGCCTTGAACAATCTCActatagacatgatacatgatagagtTCAATGACATTGTTTGGTACATGTAACTGACCCTACCTAGTGGAATAAGGCTTTGTCatcgttgttgttgttgttgttgtcccttaTGCTTTGAAGTTTGAACAGAGAAGAGATTTGGGGTTCACTCTAACAATAAAATTTGTGCTTTACATTATACTTGAAATTTCGAGATTGATCGAATTTATTTTGCTGCAGGACTATGAAAACTTCTTAAGCTATATATGCAAAGCTTATAAAGGCAACAATGCACCCGGAACCTGCACACAAGCATACCTTAACACAATTCGAAAGGTGGAACCAAAGAATAAGCATGGTGCTTGCTATAAGGAAGGAGTGATTCCAACATTAGCATATATGTAATTTAGATGTGACAATAAATAAATGTATCATATATGTGATGTAATAATATCGAAAGTGGCTTGTTCATGTACTCATGTAACTTCTCAGCAAAACAATGCTGCAAAAGTAGCTATTCCCATCTGAAACTTGAATGTGTTTGCATTTTCTCTTTTTGGGTTGATAGACGCTTAAAGGTTGAAAGAACAAGGAAAAGGAAACGAAGAAATACACAGCTTAGACATGGCAGGGTCATGTCATGCAGTTAGCCACCATGTTTGCATTTTTCAAATATCAGTGTTGCTGATCCATTTAGTTAAAAGTAATTTCAATTTGGTGAAGTATGCAGAATTAATTGGGTTGCATTTGCTTACACAAAAAGAAATCACTTGTTTCAATAATTAGTTGTTGAAAATTGATCACACTTGTTTGAATTAGATATTATAGTTTGTTTTAGAACTTATTTGTTCTAGTCAAAATGATTGGTTTTGGTAACATTCAAACGTATCCTGAGTGTTAATATCTCTAGCTATATCCCTGACCCTGAGTAAGATCATGAGGGTCTCCAGTTGTGATGCTCCGCGGCATCATATATTTTTTATGgatacaaataataatttttgttttttataaataaatatgtcAGTATTTTTAATTTTGAGTATAAATAATAGTTTACTCTTATCTTAAATAAAAATATNNNNNNNNNNNNNNNNNNNNNNNNNNNNNNNNNNNNNNNNNNNN is from Arachis ipaensis cultivar K30076 chromosome B01, Araip1.1, whole genome shotgun sequence and encodes:
- the LOC107647133 gene encoding gamma-interferon-inducible lysosomal thiol reductase, producing MASPTSTFFSFFFLALFLFSPSLSDDDKVSLELYYESLCPYSANFIVNYLPQIFQDDELASIVDLKLVPWGNAKLSANGTFTCQHGKYECLLNTVEACAIDAWPQLSKHFPYIYCVEELVYQGEYREWKSCFEKLDLDSKPIDQCYHGDRGKELELQYAAETNKLQPPHQYVPWVVVDGEPLYEDYENFLSYICKAYKGNNAPGTCTQAYLNTIRKVEPKNKHGACYKEGVIPTLAYM